TTGCCAATCGGTGATGTAATCCCGTATCCTGTGATAACTACACGATTTGTCATATGTTTTACTCCTCACTTCATCTTACGCTTTGATCCCTTTATGTTAGACGCATAGAAGCTGTTAACCAGTAAAACTAGCTACCAGCTTCTCATGTCAGGGTATCAAACTATTTTCTTATTCTATTTATAGGTGCTTACTGCATGCTCATCCCGCCATCAATGGCGATTGTTTGACCAGTAATATATTCTTGGCTAGCAAGGAATAGCGCAGTTGTTGCAATTTCGTCAGTATTACCAAAACGTTTCATCGGAATCTGCGCTTTCATCGTATCCTTCACTTTATCAGATAAGACATCTGTCATATCACTTTCGATAAAGCCTGGTGCAATAGCATTAACGCGAATATTACGACCAGCAACTTCACGAGCCACTGATTTTGTCAGACCAATCAAACCAGCTTTTGAAGCAGCATAGTTTGCTTGACCGATATTTCCCATCAATCCGACAACAGAGGTCATATTGATAATCGCACCTTGGCGCGCTTTAGTCATAGGTTTCAAAACAGCCTGTGTCATGTTAAAAGCACCCGTTAGGTTGATTTTTAGCACTTTTTCAAAATCATCTGCTGTCATTTTAAGCATTAATTTGTCAGCAGTAATTCCTGCATTATTAATCAGAATATCAACACTACCAAGTGTTGTTGTTGCTTCATCAATCATACGTTTTGCATCATCAAAATCACTAACATCACCTGAAACACCCGTCACTTTTACCCCATATTGGTCAAAACTAGCAAGCAAATCAGCAGCTATTTCTGAGCGACCATTAAGGATAATGTTTGCACCATTAGCCGCAAAATGATGGGCAATTGCTAGACCAATACCACGTGTTGATCCAGAAATAAAGACGTTCTTATTTGTAATTTCCATTATATTATTTCTCCAAAAGTGCATTTAGCGAAGCCAAGTCATCAACCTGTGTCATGCCAACAGTCTTATCGATTTTCTTGATAAATCCAGATAAGACTTTACCTGGCCCAATTTCAATAAAGTCTGTTACACCGAGTGCTAACATCGTATCAATTGAGGCATAAAATTTGACTGGTTCCATGACTTGACGTGTCAGAAGTGATTTGATCTCTTCAAATGACATCACCTGAGCAGTTGTGTTAGATATCAAAGGCTTCTTGAAGTCATGAAAGTCGACTTTTTCAAGTTCGACCGCTAACTTATCAGATGCTGGTTTGAGCAAGGCTGTGTGAAATGGTCCTGATACGTTTAAAGGAATCATTCTTTTGACACCAGCTTGTGTGAGTAAGGCCATCGCTTCATCAACTGCTGCAACTTCACCACCGATGACAATCTGTGCTGGTGTATTGTAATTCGCAGGGCTGACAATCCCTTTTACCGAGGCTTCTTGACAGGCTGTTTCAATGACATCCGAACTCGTGTTCATGACTGCCACCATCTTACCTGATCCTGTAGGTGCTGCTTCTGCCATATACTGGCCACGTTTTGCCACCAGTTTTAAGGCATCAGAAAATAAGAGGCTACCGCTTGCCACTAAGGCTGAATATTCTCCTAAAGATAGACCAGCAACGACATCATAGGTAACACCCTTAGAGTCAAGTAAGCGCAAAATGGCCACTGAAGTTGTTAAAATCGCAGGCTGTGTATATTTGGTTTCAGCTAGTTGTTCAGCATCCTGATCAATCAACTGACGCAAATCATAGCCCAAAATTTCAGCAGCTTCATCATAGGTTTTTTTGACAATATCAAAATTATCATATAAATCACGTGCCATACCCAATTTTTGAGCACCTTGACCCGCGAATAAAAGACCAGTTTTAGTCATTATTTACTCCACTATTTTAATAGAAACTTAAGCACCGAAATCATCGTACCCGAGTATCGTTTCGTACAAAAGCTTCTTTATATATATCTTAATCTAACCACTTAACAGATGCTTTAATCTCAGCTTGGAATCCGTTGTATAAATCTAAAATGATAGCTTCAACACTTTCTTCTTTACGAACTAAACCAGAGATTTGACCTGCCATAACTGACCCATTATCAACATCACCATGAATCACTGAAGCAGGTAATTTGCCTGCACCCATTTCCTCAAACACAGATAAATCAGGATCTTCTTGTTTAAAGGCTGCTAATTCAGCTTGCTCAAAATCTTTTGTTAATTGATTTTTGATGGCACGCACCGCATGACCAAAATGGCTCGCTGAAACAACTGTTGAAATATCTTTGGCTTTCAACACTTTGTCTTTGTAATTTTGGTGGGCGTTTGATTCTGTCGCTACGATAAACCGTGTACCGACTTGAACCGCATCAGCACCTAGCATGAAACCAGCAGCCATCCCTTTACCATCAGCAATACCACCTGCAGCAATGACAGGCAAATCTACAGCATCTGAGACTTGGCGAACTAAGGTCATCGTTGTCAGTTGACCAATATGACCGCCACCTTCCATGCCCTCTGCGACAATGGCATCAACGCCAATACGCGACATAGATTTAGCCTGAGCAACGCTTGCAACAACTGGAATGACAATCATACCAGCAGCCTTAAAGCGGTCCATGTATTTTTTAGGAGAGCCAGCTCCTGTCGTTACGACCTTCACACCTTCTTCAATGACAAGATCTACAATATCATCAACGAAAGGAGAATGTAGCATAACATTCACAGCAAACGGTTTGTCTGTAATTTCTCTAATCCGTTTAATATGACCTTTAACGATTTCTTTTGGCGCATTGCCACCGCCGATAATACCAAAACCGCCTGCTTTAGAGACAGCTCCTGCTAGATCACCATCAGCAATCCAAGCCATGCCACCTTGGAAGATAGGATATTCAATGTTGAGTAGTTCAGTTATTTTAGTTTTCATGTTATGTCTTTTTATTTTCAAATAGTTTGACAATCAAACTACTAGGGAGTAAAAATTTTGAGAACGCTCACACGCTCTCAGAATTTTTATTATTCAGCAATTTTCGCATCTACGAATTTGACTAGGTCACCTACAGTGTTTAAGCCATCTTCAGTTTCGATTGCGATATCGTATTCATCTTCAATTTCGTTAATGATTTGGAAGATGTCAAGTGAGTCAGCATCAAGTGATTCAAATGATGTTTCAAGTGAAATTTCACTTGCTTCTTTACCGAGTTCTTCAACAATAATTTCTTGAACTTTTTCAAATACAGACATGATTAATTCTCCAATTTTTCTATTTTTATATAATAAAGGTATGCCAAAGTTTAGTCACTTTTAAAAATACCTTAAAACGTTATTACTTAAATTTTAACAACAAGTGTGCCCCATGTCAAGCCACCACCAAAACCAGTTAACACAATTTTTTGTGTGCCATCTAATTTGATAGTTCCTGATGCCACCGCTTCTGACAAGAGAATCGGTATGCTTGCTGCACTTGTGTTGCCATATTCCTGCATATTTTGTAGGAATTTTGCGCGATCTACTTTTATTTTGCGAGCCATTTTATCTAAAATTCTTGAATTAGCTTGGTGTAAAAGGAAATAATCTACTGCTTCTGGACTAAGATTTCCCTTTTCAAGCGTCTCCAAAATATTTTTTGGCACATCACGTACAGCAAAATCAAATATAGCACGCCCATCCATCTTCAGAAACAAGTCATTTTCTTGAGTAGCTTTTGAAAATGGTGAGTTGGGTTGCGTTAAATTACTCGTTAAACTCTGAGAACGACTACCGTCTGATTTAAGAGACTCAGACAAAATCAGAGGCCCTTGACTAGATGATTGTAGTAAAACACCACCAGCACCATCTCCGAATAGGACACTCGTTGCTCTGTCAGTCCAATCAACAACCTTTGATAATACTTCAGCACCAATCACAATCCCATTTTTATAAACACCACTGGTCATCAGTTTATCGGCGACAGACAGGGCATAGATAAAGCCACTACAAGCAGCAGTCAAATCAAAGGTAAAAGCATTTACAGCACCTAGTTTGGCCTGTACAAGACTTGCCGTACTAGGCATACTAGCATCTGGTGAAATCGTCGCTACGATGATAAAATCAATTGCTTCAGCTGCAAGCTTACTTTCTGCTAATAACTGTTGACCAACCTTAGTTGCTAAATCAGAGGTATTCTCATTTGAGGAAATATGTCTCTGTTCTATACCTGTTCGTGACTTAATCCATTCATCAGAGGTGTCCATCACCTTAGTTAAATCTTCATTTGTCACGACTTGCTCAGGTGCATAGTGTGCAACTGCCGTGATCTTGCCAAAACTCATCTAATTTCCTCCAAAAAAGTGTGAAGATTTTCCAATCCTGTCTGTAGAATCTCTACTGAATCTTCTGGCAGATCTGCTACAAACCGTTTCACCATCTTTTGATGAAATTTTCGATGCAGGCGATAGAGCAAGCGACCACGTTGTGATAAAGAAACATGGACGACACGACGATCACTCTCACTACGATAGCGTTCTATATAGCCCTTTTTCTCTAACCGATTCAGCGATACGGTAACCGTACCAACCGTCAACATCAGATCTTTTGCAATATCACTCGGGGTTGTCACTTTTGCTTCACCTATACTATCAAGTGTATGCATTTCCTTAATCGATACATCTGAAAATCGTGATGATCTTAAGGCCGCCTCTTCAATAATCAAGACATTATTAAAGATGTGCGTTAGATATTGATTTATTTTTGTGTAATCTACTGCCAACACATGCTCCTTATATAATAGTTTTGATTATCAAGTTATTTGACTTTCAAATTATATCAAGTTTTTTTTACGCTGTCAAGATTTTTAAATAGCCAACTTTGACTTGCATAGCTTATTTATAAACATATCGTTTGACAAACGCAAAAAGTTTGATAAAATAAGTTATATAGTTTAGTACATCTAGTTTTTGAAACTATATAAGGATCTAAATAATTAAGACTTAAGGAAGAAAAAATGAATCTACCAGAATTAAAAATAGGCGACTTAACAGCCAAAATCCCTGTCATCCAAGGTGGTATGGGTATTGGTATCTCCCTAAATAGACTGGCAGGAAGTGTCGCTGCTCAAGGCGGTATCGGCATTCTATCAACTGCTCAAATTGGTTTTCAAGAAGATAAATTTCAACGTGCTTCAGTTAGAACTAACTTGCAAACAATCAAGAAACAACTAGATAAAGCACGTAGTTTTGCAAAAGGTGGTATCTTGGGCTTTAACGTCATGGTCGCAAGCTTCCGTTATGACGAAGTTGTTAAGGCAACCGTTGAAGCTGGTGCTGATGTCATCATCTCTGGTGCTGGTTTACCGATGAATTTACCTGAACTTGTCGGTAATGCCAAAACAAAAATCGCCCCAATCGTCTCTTCTGTTAAAGCAGCGAAGATTATCTTACGTAACTGGGCAAAAAAATATAATCGGACAGCTGACTTTGTTGTCATCGAAGGTCCTAAAGCTGGTGGTCACCTAGGATTTAAAGCAACTGAAATTGAACATGCCATGCAAACAATGGATGATGAAGTTGTTAAAATCATCGCCCACATTAAGGAATACGAAGAAAAATTCGATACAACAATTCCTGTTGTCTTTGCTGGCGGTGTATGGGATCGTGCAGATATTGAGCATTACCTAAATCTCGGTTGTTCTGGCGTTCAAATGGCGACACGTTTTATCGGTACTGAAGAATGTGATGCACCAGATGACTTCAAAGATCGTTTCTTGAAAGCAACTGAAGATGATATTCATTTGACGACATCTCCAGTTGGCTTACCAGGTCGTGCAATTGATAATAAATTTACGGAAACAATCTCAGCAGGTGTAGCAGATTATAAAGCACAAGCTGCGCCTAAGACACCGATTATTCCAATCGCTAAATGTTTAAATTGTTTACAGGTTAAATTATGTGACCGTAAAACAATCCCTTACTGTATCAGTGAGGCCTTGCTTAACTCTGTAGAACATAATACAGATATGGGCTTAATCTTCTCAGGAACAAATGGCTATAAAATTAATGAAATTACAACAGTCAAAGCGATTTTCGAAGAATTGACTGCTTAATCCATCCCAAGCAAGTGATCAAGTTAAGCCTGATCGCTTGTTTTTTTATCTTCTTTTGGAGAATTCAGATTATTTTGATAAAATAGAGGTATCAAACTGAAATTGGAGAAATTAATGGCGAGTTTACAAGCAACTTTTTACGGACACACCTATGAAAATCCATTTATGAATGCCTCTGGTGTACATTGTATGGATACTGCAGAACTTGATGGACTAGCCACTTCTGCCGCTGGGTCATTTGTGACAAAATCAGCGACTGCCGAGGGGCGTGATGGCAATCCAGAACCTCGCTATGTTAACCTTGAGCTTGGCAGCATTAACTCAATGGGCTTGCCAAACCTCGGTCTCTCTTATTACCTTGATGATGCGATAAAACGACAAACTGCTCATCCTGACCAGCCTTTTTTCTTAAGTGTTGCTTCATATAAAGGATTTGATGAATATGTTGCCAATATGAAAGCTATTCAAGACAGTGCCTATACAGGCCTTGTTGAACTCAACCTATCTTGTCCAAACGTACCAGGTAAACCTCAAATGGCCTATGATTTTGAGGATACTGAAAAACTACTAACTGAGATTTTTAGTTTTTACACTAAGCCTTTCGGTGTCAAACTCCCACCCTATTTTGATTTCATGCATTTTGATAAGATTGCTGCAGTTTTAAATCAATTTGACCTTAAGTTTGTCAACTGTATTAATTCTGTTGGTAATGGGCTTTATATTGATGATGAAACGGATACCGTTGTCATTAAACCTAAAGGCGGTTTTGGCGGCATAGGTGGCGAATATGTTAAACCAACTGCACTTGCCAATGTCCGTGCCCTCAGACAACGCCTCAATCCGACGATCGATATTATCGGCACTGGTGGTATTTTGACTGGTCGTGATGCCTATGAACATCTACTTTGCGGTGCATCTATGCTCCAAGTCGGCACTCAATTATATAAAGAAGGACTTGGCGTGTTTGATCGACTCAACACTGAATTACTTGCCATTTTAGAAGCAAAAGGCTATAACACGATTGCTGAGTTTAAGGGCAAACTTGCTACCCTAGATTAAAGATACGACCATATAAAAACGATTGGCTGACTTGTCTAACATCATCCGATCGTTTTTTTGTTTTGTCTTTTTTAAAATACGTCTTGAAATCAAAAAAGGTAAGACTTACTAATGGTTAATTAGCAAGTCTTACCTTTTTTATTTAGAACTAATTGCGTTAGCTAACCTGATTTAATAGACCTGAATCGTCATTAAATATGGATTGGCATACCGTCAGCAAGTTCACTTGTATCCATGATTGCTTCACCTAATGTTGGGTGAGGATGGACTGTCATAGAGATATCTTCAGTCGTTAAGCCATTTTCAATAGCTAAAGCAAATTCACTGATCAAGTCACTTGCACCTGGTCCAGCAATTTGAGCACCGATGACAACACCAGTTTTCTTATCGCTTAACATGCGGATAAAGCCTTTAGTCGCATTCATCGTAATGGCACGACCATTTGCTGCAAATGGGAATTTACTGATCATAAAGTCCAAATTCTTTTCTTTAGCTGATTCGACTGTTTCACCCATTGTTGCCAATTCTGGATCACAGTAGGCAACAGCTGGAATAGAGATGGCACAATTTTTAGCATCTTGACCAGCAACATTAGCAGCGGCTATTTTAGCTTCATAGCTGGCTTTATGGGCAAGCATTGGGCCTTCAACAACATCACCAATCGCATAGATATGGCTAACACTTGTTTGTTGGTGATCATCGACAACGATTTGACCACGATCAGTCATTTTAACATCTGTTGTGTTTAAGCCAAGTTCATCTGTGTTGGGTCTACGACCAACAGATACCAAGCAGTAATCCGCTTCGATTTCTTGCTCAACGCCATCTACTTCATAGACAACTTTAACAGACCCGTCATCTTGGATTGCTTCTTTAGCATTAGCATTAGTCACGATTTCAACGCCTTTTTCTTTGAAATCATCCACAACGAAGCTGTACATTTCTTTATCAAAGCCATTTAAAATGTGTGGCAAACCTTCGATGATTGTTACTTTACTACCTAAGTTAGCATAAGCACCAGCTAATTCACTACCGATAACACCGCCACCGATA
The DNA window shown above is from Lactococcus paracarnosus and carries:
- the fabG gene encoding 3-oxoacyl-[acyl-carrier-protein] reductase yields the protein MEITNKNVFISGSTRGIGLAIAHHFAANGANIILNGRSEIAADLLASFDQYGVKVTGVSGDVSDFDDAKRMIDEATTTLGSVDILINNAGITADKLMLKMTADDFEKVLKINLTGAFNMTQAVLKPMTKARQGAIINMTSVVGLMGNIGQANYAASKAGLIGLTKSVAREVAGRNIRVNAIAPGFIESDMTDVLSDKVKDTMKAQIPMKRFGNTDEIATTALFLASQEYITGQTIAIDGGMSMQ
- the fabD gene encoding ACP S-malonyltransferase → MTKTGLLFAGQGAQKLGMARDLYDNFDIVKKTYDEAAEILGYDLRQLIDQDAEQLAETKYTQPAILTTSVAILRLLDSKGVTYDVVAGLSLGEYSALVASGSLLFSDALKLVAKRGQYMAEAAPTGSGKMVAVMNTSSDVIETACQEASVKGIVSPANYNTPAQIVIGGEVAAVDEAMALLTQAGVKRMIPLNVSGPFHTALLKPASDKLAVELEKVDFHDFKKPLISNTTAQVMSFEEIKSLLTRQVMEPVKFYASIDTMLALGVTDFIEIGPGKVLSGFIKKIDKTVGMTQVDDLASLNALLEK
- the fabK gene encoding enoyl-[acyl-carrier-protein] reductase FabK, coding for MKTKITELLNIEYPIFQGGMAWIADGDLAGAVSKAGGFGIIGGGNAPKEIVKGHIKRIREITDKPFAVNVMLHSPFVDDIVDLVIEEGVKVVTTGAGSPKKYMDRFKAAGMIVIPVVASVAQAKSMSRIGVDAIVAEGMEGGGHIGQLTTMTLVRQVSDAVDLPVIAAGGIADGKGMAAGFMLGADAVQVGTRFIVATESNAHQNYKDKVLKAKDISTVVSASHFGHAVRAIKNQLTKDFEQAELAAFKQEDPDLSVFEEMGAGKLPASVIHGDVDNGSVMAGQISGLVRKEESVEAIILDLYNGFQAEIKASVKWLD
- a CDS encoding acyl carrier protein, producing MSVFEKVQEIIVEELGKEASEISLETSFESLDADSLDIFQIINEIEDEYDIAIETEDGLNTVGDLVKFVDAKIAE
- a CDS encoding beta-ketoacyl-ACP synthase III is translated as MSFGKITAVAHYAPEQVVTNEDLTKVMDTSDEWIKSRTGIEQRHISSNENTSDLATKVGQQLLAESKLAAEAIDFIIVATISPDASMPSTASLVQAKLGAVNAFTFDLTAACSGFIYALSVADKLMTSGVYKNGIVIGAEVLSKVVDWTDRATSVLFGDGAGGVLLQSSSQGPLILSESLKSDGSRSQSLTSNLTQPNSPFSKATQENDLFLKMDGRAIFDFAVRDVPKNILETLEKGNLSPEAVDYFLLHQANSRILDKMARKIKVDRAKFLQNMQEYGNTSAASIPILLSEAVASGTIKLDGTQKIVLTGFGGGLTWGTLVVKI
- the fabT gene encoding fatty acid biosynthesis transcriptional regulator FabT, producing MAVDYTKINQYLTHIFNNVLIIEEAALRSSRFSDVSIKEMHTLDSIGEAKVTTPSDIAKDLMLTVGTVTVSLNRLEKKGYIERYRSESDRRVVHVSLSQRGRLLYRLHRKFHQKMVKRFVADLPEDSVEILQTGLENLHTFLEEIR
- a CDS encoding NAD(P)H-dependent flavin oxidoreductase; the protein is MNLPELKIGDLTAKIPVIQGGMGIGISLNRLAGSVAAQGGIGILSTAQIGFQEDKFQRASVRTNLQTIKKQLDKARSFAKGGILGFNVMVASFRYDEVVKATVEAGADVIISGAGLPMNLPELVGNAKTKIAPIVSSVKAAKIILRNWAKKYNRTADFVVIEGPKAGGHLGFKATEIEHAMQTMDDEVVKIIAHIKEYEEKFDTTIPVVFAGGVWDRADIEHYLNLGCSGVQMATRFIGTEECDAPDDFKDRFLKATEDDIHLTTSPVGLPGRAIDNKFTETISAGVADYKAQAAPKTPIIPIAKCLNCLQVKLCDRKTIPYCISEALLNSVEHNTDMGLIFSGTNGYKINEITTVKAIFEELTA
- a CDS encoding dihydroorotate oxidase — translated: MASLQATFYGHTYENPFMNASGVHCMDTAELDGLATSAAGSFVTKSATAEGRDGNPEPRYVNLELGSINSMGLPNLGLSYYLDDAIKRQTAHPDQPFFLSVASYKGFDEYVANMKAIQDSAYTGLVELNLSCPNVPGKPQMAYDFEDTEKLLTEIFSFYTKPFGVKLPPYFDFMHFDKIAAVLNQFDLKFVNCINSVGNGLYIDDETDTVVIKPKGGFGGIGGEYVKPTALANVRALRQRLNPTIDIIGTGGILTGRDAYEHLLCGASMLQVGTQLYKEGLGVFDRLNTELLAILEAKGYNTIAEFKGKLATLD
- the lpdA gene encoding dihydrolipoyl dehydrogenase, with protein sequence MVVGSQAKSVETVVIGSGPGGYVAAIRAAELGQKVTIIERDFIGGVCLNVGCIPSKALINAGHNYYSQIHSTNSIMGVHSNGATLNWEETQKWKNEKVVNTLTGGIAMLLKKHKVEILRGEARFNDNQVINVISEDESHLLEFEKCIIATGSRPIEIPGFAFKNRVVNSTGALSLPEVPKHLVVIGGGVIGSELAGAYANLGSKVTIIEGLPHILNGFDKEMYSFVVDDFKEKGVEIVTNANAKEAIQDDGSVKVVYEVDGVEQEIEADYCLVSVGRRPNTDELGLNTTDVKMTDRGQIVVDDHQQTSVSHIYAIGDVVEGPMLAHKASYEAKIAAANVAGQDAKNCAISIPAVAYCDPELATMGETVESAKEKNLDFMISKFPFAANGRAITMNATKGFIRMLSDKKTGVVIGAQIAGPGASDLISEFALAIENGLTTEDISMTVHPHPTLGEAIMDTSELADGMPIHI